The genomic DNA AATTTCAACAATATACCCGCCAATTTATTTTGGTTAGGCGCCATAATAATATGTAAATTCAAAGTTTATAGTGTGGTTGGAAACAATTGGTGAAGTTTGGTCTCAAATATTATTGACATGCACTGACATTATATATACAGACATTCCTATTTATGATATTTCACGAacataataaattcataattttaaCCGCTCTTTTCCATAAAAACAGATTCAGATTCCACACGTGACTTTCCTTCATTCATATATCCAGCTTTAAATTCATGTAGTACTAATTAACACTAGTAGATTTTACatgtcactttttttttttttttaaagttttagagAAATTAATTAATGTCATGGTTCATGGGCTTGTTACTTATTGTCATTGATTGGCTTGTTATTATTGTTGGTTGCAAATGAGAAGTTTCTCAGAAATAAACAGAGGGTACAGAAAAGAGGCAGAACCAAAATTTACTTTCCTCACGCGAGACACGTCTTCTTCCATCTCTCAAATATATAAccttcttatttaattttttatttaaattatagattttttttattaattaaataaaaacaattatcgaaaaattaaattaatttatttatggttAGTTAagatattaaatcaaatatattaataagctaattaattaaataattatttttaattaaaaaatattttgacaaCGAAATATCTTTTTTAAGTACAAATCCGCTACTACTATTGTTTgttacattttttattatttaagtagaagTCAATATTACTATTGacaattgatttgattttttcaatAATGAACATGTAAATTGTATTACCAAATCCATGTGTAGAATCTTATATAAATAGAGAAATAGAGGTGCCTTTTGAATCGGTTTTCACACCtcatccccttttcttttcaattatttttgttaatttgtcCCAACATGGGTGTTACTTTTATGaggaacaaacctcttctcaaagTCGAGTTTAAAGTTTATTGAAATATAAACAGTTTAAAGTATGCATGAACTGTTGGTTAAGGGAACACATGaatggaagaaaaaaaaggttAGGAGAATAGAGAGACTTAATTAATACATATCAATTATGGATGATAATAACGATTTCCAATATTTTTGACAGCCACTTAAATATGACATGGATGTGAGATCTATGTTGTTGTACTGTATTAGGCCATTTAAACAATCTTATGATTTTTAgtttgttgtttgtgttgttgtgatgtgttgttgctttattgctttattggaGGAGTATATGGAACTAACCATTTATCACAATGGTCGCTTCGTTGATGATGACCATAGTGTGCATGAAGAAGGAGCGATTTCTAACTTGAGAATAGATACTGACACTTGGTCATATTTTGAGTTTGTTGGTGTGCTTAAGGATTTAGGACATAGGGAATTCGAGAAAATCTGGTACAAAGACCCATCATTAGGCATGTCTGAATTGGTTGATGACAAAGGAGCACTAGAAATAATTGATATTTATAGGGTGCATAAAAAATGTGACATCTATATTCAACACACGATAGCTGAGCCAGAATACTGCCAGTTTCTTATAGAAGAGGTTACTAATGCTGTGAGTGAAACTGTTGAAGAAGAGGTTCATGTGGGAGCTGGTGAAACTGATGTGAGGGAAACTGTTGTAGAGGAGGTTAATGTGGGGGGGGGGGGATGAAACTGTGAAGGGGGATAATGTTGATGAAGATGTTAATGTGGGGGGTGGTGATACTGATGTGAGGACTAATGTTGAAGAAGAGGTTAATGTGGGGGGTGGTGATACTGATGTGAGGGCTAATGTTGAAGAAGAGGTTAATGTGGGGGATACTGTTGAAGAAGAGGTTCAGGTGGGAGATATTGTTGAAGAAGAGGTGCATGCTGAAAGTAGTGATGATGAAAGCAGtaatgatagtgaggatgagGATTATGATAGTGCAATGGAAGTAGCTTTTGATGATTCATCTGATGGGTTGGATGATTTAGAGGAAGAAGACTTGGCACATCTAACTGAAAACATACAAGTTGTTGAGGAGGGTCAAGGCAGTGGTAGTAGAGATAAGTGTGAACAAGACAAAGGTGATGAGGAGAGTGAGGAATTAGTAAGTGGTTGTGATAGTGATGAGAGCAGTGGTGCTATTAGAAGAAAGAGCTACCCAATGTTCAAATTGCAAAAGAATATGGCAGATTTTAAATGGGAAGTAGGTGTTTATTTTAGTTCAAGAGATGATTTCAAGGAAGCCATTTCAACTTATGCTGTACAAAGTGGTAGAAATATGAGATTCACTAAGAATGACAAAGTGAGGGTTAGGGTTAGATGCAAGGATGGTTGTGCATGGGAAGCTTATTGTGCAAAAATACCAAATGAAGAGTCATGGCAATTAAGGAAAGTAGTTGACAAGCATGACTGTAGTAGAGACTATAATGTGAAGATGATGACTACCAAGTGGCTTAGCAAGAGGCTTCAAAACTCTTTGAAAAACAATCCAAGGTTAAGGATAAAGGATATAAAGGCTAAGGCTCAAAAGAAATGGAATGTGGGTGTCAACAAAACCAAGGCTATAAGGGCAAGAGTTCAGGCTAGAGATATGGTTGATGGCTCTTTTTTGGGAGACTATGCAAGAATCCAAGATTATTGTCATGAGCTGCTTAGGGCAAACCCAGGATCCACTGTGAAGCTCAACCTTGATTCTGTTCCAGAAGGTACAGAAGACCAGAGACCATATTTCAGGAGGGTCTACATATGTTTTGCAGCATGTAAGCAAAGTTTTAAACTGTCTAGACATGTGATAGGGCTGGATGGTTGTTTCTTGAAGGGATTATATGGTGGGCAGATCCTGGCAGCAATTGGGAGGGATCCAAATGATCAAATGCTACCAGTTGCTTTTGCTGTTGTAGAAGGAGAGAATAGGGATAGTTGGACTTGGTTTTTACAACTATTGATTGATGACCTAGGAGGCAGAGAAGAGTGTCTGAGTTACACATTCATCTCAGACCAACAAAAGGTGTGTACCTCTGAATTAAACATGATTATTACTTATTGTTTGCATAGATGTATTGTGACTTATTGTTTGCATGACTGTAATGTGTGTGTCTTTTGCAGGGGCTGCTCCCAGCTACGGATGAGCTATTGCCAAATGTTGAGCAAAGGTTTTGTGTCAGACACTTGTACAATAACTTCAGAAAAAGATTTCCAGGGAAGGTCTACAAAGAGTTAATTTGGAAGGCTGCCAAGTCAACATATGTCCAGGCATTTGAAAGAGAAATGAGGGCAATTAAGCAATTGGATAAAGATGCTTTTGTCAACATGATGAAGACACCTCCCAGATGTTGGAGTAGGGCATTCTTCAAGACAACTAACAAATGTGACTGTGTGCTTAACAACATGTCAGAATCATTCAATAGTGTAATCCTTGATTCCAGGTCAAAGCCTTTAATCAGTATGCTGGAAGATATCAGAATTTATTGTATGGAGAGGTGGGCAACAAATAGGATGAGGTTCCCTAAGCTGAGTGATGATGCAGTATTACCAAACATCAGAAAGAAAGTTGAGAAAACTAGTTGTTTCACCAACTCATGGATTGTTAGGTAAACCAGTTGCAATTTTATTTGAGAATACtagttatttcattttatttgatCCTTTGCAAATTTGTTAATGTCTGGTATGCTTATTTAATGTAGGATGTCAGATGAACATTACTTTGAAGTTAAAAATGTTGAAAACCAAGCTGATATGTTAGCTGTCAACTTGAAAGACCACATTTGTTCCTGTAGAAAGTGGGAACTTACAGGATTGCCATGTGTTCATACCCTAGCATGTATGAAAAGTAGAAACTTTAAGTATGAAGATTACATCCCTGAGTGTTTTAGGAAGAGTAGGTACATTGAAGTATACAAACCTGTGCTTTATCCTGTTAATGGTTCTAATTTATGGGTAAAAACACCATATTCTGATGTTAGGCCTCCAAAGCATAGAAGGATGCCAGGTAGACCTAAAAAGAAGAGAAATCGTGAACAAGGTGAGATTGATGGCACAGACAGAAAAATAAGAAGAACAGGGTTGCTTGTTAGATGCAGCAGGTGTAAGAAGTCTGGTCATAACAAAAAAACTTGTAAAGTGACTGATGTTGACACTTCTCAACAATCTGCACCAAGGACTGATGTTGACACTTCTCAACAAGCATCTACTCAACAAGCTTCTCAAGTGACTGATACTCAGCAATCTTCTCAAGTGACTCAGAGTTCTCAAGTGACTGCACCAAGACAAGCAAGAGCTTCAAAAGGAAAGGCCCCTCAACAACAAGCTGCTCAGAGTTCTCAAGCTTCCAAAGGGAAGGCTGCTCAACAACCAACTGCTGCTGCAAAGTCAAAGAAGCTGGGTGTGAAAAAGACAACAACTCCATGGGTGCCACCTGGACCTGCCACCAGATTAAGTGCTGCAAAAAATGCCATTGGTCCAACAACTAGGAGGACTACCCCTACAAAAAGATCCAAGAAAATTGTTTAATTTGTCTTTAGTTTGTCTTTAAGTGCACCTGGACCTATCACATTTAGTTTAATTTGTCTATGCTGGTTTTATGTCTTTTGTTTAATGGACCACTTTTGGTATTATGAGTAACTATTATGAATCACTTTTGGTAATGTGGTACCACCACTTTTGGGTTAAAGTACAATGTGGATTCTGATGTAATATTATGAACCAATTATTAATGTTGTGATAATTATGAACCACTTCTTGTGTTATATTGTTGTGTTATATTGTTGTGTTATATTGTTGTGTTGTATTGTGTTATGAACCACTTCTGGTTTGTGTATTCTGATGTTACATTAACTAAGTCATTATGAACCAGTATTGTGTTATATTGTTGTGTTATATTGTTGTGTTCAATAACAAAGGAATTTGATACATTGAACTGGTACATGTTGACTTATAATAATAAGGCATTGGATGCACTCAACTTGTACAATAAAAAAGCATAATTCATTACATGAAAAACCATGGTACATTCAACTTGTACAATAACAAGGTACATTACATGAAAATCCAGAGACCTATGAACACTATAAAAAGCATCATAATCCAAAATTTTTCCAGTTTGATCATCTTGTTCAACTGCCTCCTATTTTCATATATCTCTTTCCTTATTTCTTCACTTGACAGCTTTATTTTGTTAACATCCatctgcaattcttcaaatttCTTATCAAGCTTTTCCAACCTAGACATCAAATATTTGCCCTTGGTATCTTCACTCTCCTCATAAAACCATTCGAAGAAGCCACACCCAGGTTGCCCTTGTCCCTGCATTCACGGGTTCCTTTCTTCATCAGTTTGAATGACGAAAAAAATTCAAGGAAAATCTAAATTATAAACATACCTTATAATGAGGACATCCCCAAAAATGTTTCCCAAAACTCTTAGCTGTCGTCGCCCTTCTTAGAATTGCCTTATCTCCACAGTGGCAAACCGGTTTCCAATTCAAACTTTCATGACAGCTTTGTATCATAGATGAAGAACCACTAGAAgatttcatggagaaagatgaagaaaattcgTTTGTGGCTAAACCCTAGCCCCCAATTCGTTCGTGACTAAACCCTAGGCTCCCAATTTTGCAGAAATCGTTTTCACAGAAATATGTTCGTTGAAGGCGATGAAGAAATATATATATCCAACTCATCATGCCACGCAAGCTTAATTAAACGGCCGTTTACACAAAATAGACGGAAGGACAAAAGTGCGCCGTTTTAAAAAGTTAAGGGATCTTTTtgcactttttaaaaattaagggacgaAATTGGACCCCGAGCTAAAgataagggacgaaaaagggtatttagcctaaaataaatatttagttagAACTGATTCCAACATTGGAACAACATTTTTAAGTATGACCAGTAAGACGAAACAATCTATATTTTCTCTGCAATTTATTAATGATGTCCATTTCGACTCTAACACATGTGATGTTTGGGCGACCTTTCTTGTTCCTATGCAATTTTAGATTTTGACAAATTTATTCCCTTTGATAAAGATGTCAATATTCATCGTAAACCTATAGATGCCAAATAGGTTTAGGACTTTGTAAACATTGGACAGATGCACAAAAGCGTTTTGGCGCACATTGGAACATTCTACATTAACATGTAAACAAGAGACACCTGAATCTTGAAAAATTCGACAATCGCACCAACCAATTTCCAGGTCGACTTTGTTATGTCCTACGAGCCTCCACTCATTGTGGTTGTCTCATAGACACTGAAACAATAACTATTTCTGTCAATTCTTGCTACTTGATGCGTGTTAGAATTGGAAGTTTTCTCTTTCATCACGGTCATGCAGTTTTCTGTGAATATTTGGCCAGATTCTAACATTGTACTCCATTTTAATCTCGTATCAGCAAATAGCGCTTCTAGCCTATAGTAGGTCACCCTCACCAACACTATGATAGACATGTTGCAAGTGTCTTTAAAGACTTTAGTTCATTGACTATACGAGGTTTATTGTCATATGACCCCATTGTTGATCCTCGTCAAATGCCTCCATCCGCTTGTCAACTGAAATGTTATCGACCCACCTTAAAGCTTGTGCATTTGCCTAACTAATTTCTTTTTGATAGTGTAGGAATGTAGATTATTTTAAAGTATATAATGTATTGTAGAAATAGTTAATGTAAgtgtataaatataattttaggaTGTTTTTCTATTGACAAATATAAATCCTTACACATGTTACAAAAATTTATAGAGGCTTTTTGTCTTTGATTTCTCTCATGAAGTTTTAAGCAATGTGTGTAATGTAGTAGACATGCACAAAATTTAGGGGTGGACAACGGTCGGCGACGGACGGTTCCGGATCAAAAATTGTCCACCGTTCAAGTCCGACGGATTGAATATATCAATCCACTTCCGTCCATTTTACATATCGGTTACGACGGATGGCGGTTTTCTCGGATAGCGGTTTGACGGGTGGGTTCATCCGGATATCACCACTTAAAAAGATAGTGAAAATATCAGAATCAAAAACTAAAAACACCAACAAAAAGAGAGAAACTCATACTAAAAACACCAACgctataatttttttgaatatttgttaAATACCATATATCCTTTTGAAGCAAGATCTAGAATACAAAACATTTTTTAAGAAGATTTAGTAAAACATAGTGTTTCATCTTGTCGTAGCATAGCAGCAATAAActtgaatataaagatgttaatgGAGTCATAAAAATGGTGTGGTAGAAAAGAGCTTTCATGGAGTTTTAAGAACATCATACTAGAAATAGTGTTTGGGTGTGAAATGTTGTGTGATGTCTTGAGAGAGAAAGGAGAGAGGAAAGCAAAGCAAGTGTGATTTGTGAGTGAGAGAAAGAGACATAGAAAATAGAGTCTaggaatgaaaaaaagaaaaagcaattaTGACATACACGTGAATGTACGatggttttcaaaataaaaacaatttttaagtcATAAGTCTGACCAAAGTAACCTATACTTACCACACTAGTATTAGGATTTGAATACTGTCATAGTTTAAGTCTAGCCTACTTATACCTATGATTAGAATATTTTCACAGTTTAGCGGTCGGATATGGATTTCGTTGGACCAATTTTTTTCATCCGAAACCGACCAAAGAAATCCAGTTAAACTCGAAGTTACCACTCTTATGACCCGACACCCATCTAGACCCGTCCATTTTAACCAATTCTGGATCGGACATAGCGGGCCGCGGACGGGTCTCGGGTTCTTGTCCACTCCTAGCACAAATGGTGGATTTTTTCCAACCATTATCTGCAATCATACATAACCCCTGCTTATGTAGCAACATGCATTTTTAAGTTCTTTAGAAAGAAAACGAAACCACTTATTTCTCACCTTTAACCAGGGCAAAAGCTATAGAAAAATATCATTATTACTGTGTTATGAGACCTCCATAAGTAGAGTCCCCTTATACCTACTATATATCCTAGTTTCATCAATTTGAACAACATTTTTACAATATGTAAAGCCTCTATTGCATGGTTTAAATGCCCAAAATAGCTGGTGGAAGATTCTATGCTCATCAACACTAGTACCTTCATCTGTATATGTGGATAGTGTCTCAATTTCTATGTACCAATAATGTATTTATGTAGTGCTAAAAAGTAATGTGTAAGTCATTGTGTGAGGTCTCTCAATTACCATAATGCATTGACACATCACTTTGGAAGTAAGTTTATGATGATCCTACAAAATGAAGATGTCAAAATTAGGGGTCAAGCAGGTCCCACTTCTAAGGTgcagcaagctcactcctcttaTAATCTCCTACAAACCACACCAACACCTGATACAGACACACATACTCCAAACACTCACGCTTCTCTTAATGTCCATATAATGTCCATATATCATATACAACTGACGTAGAACGAAACATTATACAATCATTACCTCACCCATCAAGTGGCCCTTCTCATGTGTTTGAAACTCGCATATCATCATTCAATTCCCTATACCACATGAAGATGATGGTATCAGTTCATCCTCTATCATATGTCCAAATGGCTTAGCTCATAAGTTACCTTCTTCTGAGTCAAGGGATACTAACTTATCCTCTCttatcttgttaggttcaacaGGCTGTCTGTCTCCTTCCTTTCATACTCAAGCCACACAAGCACCTCTTGTGCAAAATGATCGTCCAATGTTCACTCGAGCTAAAACAGGAAAATATAAACCTAAGATTTTCCTAGTTCACACTGAACCAAGCACACTTAATCAAGCACTATCACAATTTCATTGGTTTGAGGCCACGAAGGAATAATATGATTCACTTATGAACAACGACACATGGGAGCTCACTACTCTACCTCCTCATAAAAAGACATTGGGTGCAAGTGGGTTTCTAAAGTCAAAGAAAATCCAGATAGAACTGTGAATAAGTATAAGGCAAGGTTAAAGGCCAAAGTCTTTCATCaataacattaattttttttcatgataCTTTTTCACCAGTTGTCAAGCCCACAACAATTCGTGTCATTTTAACCATGGCTCACACTTAAAATGGGAATTCCAACAAGTTGACATCAATAATGCATTTCTCAATAGGGACTTTCACCTTGGCTCTCGCTTAAAAATGGAAAATTCAACAAGTTGACATCAACAATGCATTCCCCAATAGGGACTTGCACCTTGGCTCTCACTTAAAAATGGGAAATCCAACAAGTTGACATCAACAATGCATTCCTCAATAAGGACTTGCAAGAGGAGGTATACATGCAACAACCTCCTGCCTTCATTGACTCAAATTTAGATATGGTTTTCAAGCTCATAAAAGCACTCTATGGACTCAAGCAAGCTCCACGTGCATGGTATGAAAAGCTACATCAGGCATTGATTCACTTTGAGTTTGTATATAACAAATGTGAccactcactctctctctctctgtctgTCTATAATTATGATAACGTTACTCTTTATGCCCTTGTATATGTGCATGATATTCTTATAAATTGATCTTCCTAAAAACTAGTTCATCAGGTCATCAACAAACTCCAGACCAAGTTTGCTCTCAAGAAGCTAGGTGTTCCTTAATATTTCCTGGGAATTGAAGTTCATCATCGGGCCAATGGTACTCTACTCCTTACACAAATTAAATACATCAAGGACTTATTCTCCAACGTGAATATGACTGAAGCAAAATATGTGGCTACTCATATGTTTAATCAATGTAAGATAAATAAACATGGCACTGATGTAATTCCAGATCCTCTAGTTTATCGTTCCATAGTTGGTGCCTTACAATATGTGACATTCACACAACCTGACACAACATTCATAATTAACAAAGCTTGTAAGTTCATGGCAACACCTCTTGCATCACACCCGGGGTGCGCTTAAACACATCTTGTGTTACTTGAGTGGCATAGAAACTCATGGCTTCTTACTTGCCCTAACCAAGCATCTTCCAAAGTTCTCACTACGTGCATACCGTGACTCTGATTAGGCAAACGACCTCGATGATCGTCATTCTACCTCAGGTTCATGTATATTTTTTGGCCCTAATCTAATGGCATAGAGGTCAAAGAAACAAGTGATTGTTGCAAGGTCAAACAAAGAGGTTGAATATAGGGCATTAGTACACACCATAACTGAACTACTTTGGCTTAAATCTCTTCTATCTGAACTTCACATTGAGTATCTTGTGCCTACTATGTTATGTGATAACCTTAGTCTAGTGCTGCTTTCACATAATTCGATACTCCATACAAGAATCAAACACATTGAAATTGATATTCATTTTGTTAAGGAGAAATTTATGGCAAATCATATGCAAATTCATTATGTAC from Vicia villosa cultivar HV-30 ecotype Madison, WI unplaced genomic scaffold, Vvil1.0 ctg.000004F_1_1_1, whole genome shotgun sequence includes the following:
- the LOC131621354 gene encoding uncharacterized protein LOC131621354; the protein is MKSSSGSSSMIQSCHESLNWKPVCHCGDKAILRRATTAKSFGKHFWGCPHYKGQGQPGCGFFEWFYEESEDTKGKYLMSRLEKLDKKFEELQMDVNKIKLSSEEIRKEIYENRRQLNKMIKLEKFWIMMLFIVFIGLWIFM